In one Pseudoliparis swirei isolate HS2019 ecotype Mariana Trench chromosome 23, NWPU_hadal_v1, whole genome shotgun sequence genomic region, the following are encoded:
- the LOC130188079 gene encoding uncharacterized protein LOC130188079, whose product MMGMPGIFTMCCGALFLALTSVSAVQKLHSINSLKNINFGKSVPKHSLLLLYWFANVVEIDENNVIWMTFDPNTQDYGSHYYHNSEGVLEELDGNNAFRYYTIGNLNQPTSMPLPPYVVHPRTEYVGRNRDRIIVCIREQNTQWTDVQRIEHVYITQHYDISENQGTEYDPAHTYRINLSLIRYIRAFSVGQNQQQLLQLRTRFGGNADESQLRDIINTWGPDLAGLGLLLCIVIQAKDSPNQRNRQEERPKHLDDDSKRKSNVHRDVRNQDYVLVRNADEDLEANNRMTNRQEERPKHLDDDSKRKSNVHRDVRNQDYVLVRNADVDLEANNRMTNRQSGDTSAPQNCQICCGIAIFCCIIIVVIVIACLLKFR is encoded by the coding sequence ATGATGGGGATGCCAGGAATATTCACAATGTGCTGCGGAGCTCTGTTCCTGGCCCTCACCTCAGTGTCGGCTGTACAAAAGCTACATTCAATTAATTCTTTGAAGAACATCAACTTTGGTAAATCTGTGCCCAAACACAGTCTCTTGCTACTCTACTGGTTTGCAAACGTAGTGGAGATCGACGAGAACAACGTCATATGGATGACCTTTGATCCCAATACACAAGATTATGGCTCACATTATTATCACAACTCTGAGGGGGTGTTGGAAGAACTAGATGGGAATAATGCATTCCGGTACTACACTATTGGCAATCTCAATCAACCAACTTCCATGCCACTTCCTCCTTATGTTGTTCATCCCCGAACTGAGTATGTGGGACGCAACAGGGACAGGATCATAGTTTGTATCAGGGAGCAGAATACACAATGGACAGATGTGCAGAGGATAGAGCACGTTTATATAACACAGCATTATGATATTTCTGAAAACCAGGGGACAGAATACGACCCAGCTCATACCTACAGGATCAATCTTTCCCTCATCAGATATATCAGAGCGTTTTCTGTGGGACAAAACCAACAGCAACTGTTGCAACTCAGAACCCGCTTTGGAGGCAACGCAGATGAGTCCCAGTTAAGGGACATCATAAACACATGGGGTCCTGACCTTGCTGGTCTTGGACTGCTGTTGTGTATTGTGATCCAAGCAAAGGACTCCCCTAACCAACGCAACAGACAAGAAGAAAGACCGAAACATTTGGATGATGATTCCAAGAGGAAGAGCAACGTCCACCGAGATGTTCGCAACCAAGATTATGTTCTGGTAAGAAATGCCGACGAGGACCTCGAAGCCAACAACAGGATGACTAACAGACAAGAAGAAAGACCGAAACATTTGGATGATGATTCCAAGAGGAAGAGCAACGTCCACCGAGATGTTCGCAACCAAGATTATGTTCTGGTAAGAAATGCCGACGTGGACCTCGAAGCCAACAACAGGATGACTAACAGACAATCAGGTGACACCTCTGCACCCCAGAACTGTCAAATTTGCTGTGGTATTGCCATATTTTGTTGCATCATAATCGTAGTGATTGTAATTGCTTGCTTGTTAAAATTCAGATAA
- the LOC130188078 gene encoding uncharacterized protein LOC130188078 codes for MMGMPGIFTMCCGALFLALTSVSAVQKLHSINSLKKINYSKSVPKHSLLLLYWFANVVEIDENNVIWMTFDPNTHDYGSHYYHNSEGVLEERDRNNAFRYYTIGNLNQPTSMPLPPYVVRPRTEYVGRNRDRIIVRIREQNTQRTDLQRIEHVYITQHYDISENRGTGYDPAHTYMIYLSLIRHIREFSVGQNQQQLLQLRNRFGGNADESQLRDIINTWGPDLAGLGLLLCIVIQAKDSPNQRNRQEERPKHLDDDSKRKSNVHRDVRNQDYVLVRNADEDLEANNRMTNRQEKRPKHLDDDSKRKSNVHRDVRIQDNVPIRNADVDLEANNWMTNRQSGVTSAPRNCKICCGIAIFCSIIVVVIVIVCWLKFR; via the coding sequence ATGATGGGGATGCCAGGAATATTCACAATGTGCTGCGGAGCTCTGTTCCTGGCCCTCACCTCAGTGTCGGCTGTACAAAAGCTTCATTCAATTAattctttgaagaaaatcaaCTACAGTAAATCTGTGCCCAAACACAGTCTCTTGCTACTCTACTGGTTTGCAAACGTGGTGGAGATCGACGAGAACAACGTCATATGGATGACCTTTGATCCCAATACACATGATTATGGCTCACATTATTATCACAACTCTGAGGGGGTGTTGGAAGAACGAGATAGGAATAATGCATTCCGGTACTACACTATTGGCAATCTCAATCAACCAACTTCCATGCCACTTCCTCCTTATGTTGTTCGTCCCCGAACTGAGTATGTGGGACGCAACAGGGACAGGATCATAGTTCGTATCAGGGAGCAGAATACACAACGGACAGATTTGCAGAGGATAGAGCACGTTTATATAACACAGCATTATGATATTTCTGAAAATCGGGGGACAGGATATGATCCAGCTCATACCTACATGATCTATCTTTCCCTCATCAGACATATCAGAGAGTTTTCTGTGGGACAAAACCAACAGCAACTGTTGCAACTCAGAAACCGCTTTGGAGGCAACGCAGATGAGTCCCAGTTAAGGGACATCATAAACACATGGGGTCCTGACCTTGCTGGTCTTGGACTGCTGTTGTGTATTGTGATCCAAGCAAAGGACTCCCCTAACCAACGCAACAGACAAGAAGAAAGACCGAAACATTTGGATGATGATTCCAAGAGGAAGAGCAATGTCCACAGAGATGTTCGCAACCAAGATTATGTTCTGGTAAGAAATGCCGACGAGGACCTCGAAGCCAACAACAGGATGACtaacagacaagaaaaaagaccGAAACATTTGGATGATGATTCTAAGAGGAAGAGCAACGTCCACAGAGATGTTCGCATCCAAGATAATGTTCCAATAAGAAATGCCGACGTGGACCTCGAAGCCAACAACTGGATGACTAACAGACAATCAGGCGTCACCTCTGCACCCCGGAACTGTAAAATTTGCTGTGGTATTGCCATATTTTGTAGCATCATAGTCGTAGTGATTGTAATTGTTTGCTGGTTAAAATTCAGATAA